One genomic region from Jilunia laotingensis encodes:
- a CDS encoding HU family DNA-binding protein: MTKADIVNEIAKNTGIDKVAVLTTVEAFMEAVKDSLAKDENVYLRGFGSFIVKKRAQKTARNISKNTTIIIPEHNIPAFKPAKTFTISVKK, encoded by the coding sequence ATGACTAAAGCAGATATTGTAAACGAAATTGCAAAGAACACCGGAATTGACAAAGTTGCAGTATTAACAACTGTAGAAGCCTTCATGGAGGCAGTAAAAGATTCTTTGGCGAAAGATGAGAATGTTTATCTTCGTGGGTTTGGTAGCTTCATAGTAAAGAAAAGGGCTCAGAAGACAGCTCGTAACATTTCTAAAAATACTACGATTATTATCCCTGAACATAATATTCCGGCATTCAAACCAGCCAAAACATTTACAATTTCAGTAAAGAAATAA